The following are encoded in a window of Onthophagus taurus isolate NC chromosome 3, IU_Otau_3.0, whole genome shotgun sequence genomic DNA:
- the LOC111420754 gene encoding uncharacterized protein isoform X4 produces MGVIKAISSQIDKLVPASLQPMWNHPAGPKTVFFWAPTFKWGLVFAGLADIISRKPADISIPQTISLAATGLIWSRYSLVINPVNYNLFAVNVFVAITQITQMARAIKYHMDNPPPSH; encoded by the exons ATGGGGGTAATTAAAGCAATTTCGAGCCAAATTGATAAACTTGTACCCGCTTCTTTACAACCTATGTGGAATCATCCAGcag gACCAAAAACAGTATTTTTTTGGGCGCCAACGTTTAAATGg GGATTGGTTTTTGCTGGATTGGCCGATATAATTTCCCGAAAACCAGCTGATATTAGCATACCTCAAACAATATCATTAGCAGCAACCGGATTAATTTGGTCCCGATATTCCCTAGTTATTAATCCGGTTAATTATAACTTATTTGCAGTAAACGTTTTTGTTGCGATAACACAAATAACTCAAATGGCACGAGCAATCAA atATCATATGGATAATCCACCACCGTcacattaa
- the LOC111420755 gene encoding complex III assembly factor LYRM7, whose protein sequence is MSQNLRKEVLLAFKRLHKARKKVFANDDNALEKGRIKINEEFKKNKHVKDPVAIAELTKLANEVQKELLTTVIQAVEVSPGKYEMRILPETLKLDNVPFKDCPN, encoded by the exons atgtctCAAAATCTTCGAAAAGAA GTACTTTTAGCGTTTAAACGATTGCATAAGGCGCGTAAAAAAGTGTTTGCAAACGACGATAATGCTTTAGAAAAGGGCAGGATTAAAATAAACGaggaatttaagaaaaataagcACGTAAAAGACCCCGTAGCAATAGCAGAG ttgacAAAATTAGCTAATGAAGTACAAAAGGAGCTTTTAACAACTGTTATACAAGCTGTAGAAGTATCACCTGGAAAATATG agaTGAGGATTTTGccagaaactttaaaattggaTAACGTTCCATTTAAAGATTGCCCGAATTAA
- the LOC111420751 gene encoding uncharacterized protein produces the protein MYLLCITQFVINFCLIICVHSFPKISFNTAGNDTNEEYPEDVYGSVLNDTVYGPIFTDNTTDEEDLIKGPYRHEYQIGKVLGITLPTTICFLLLIIFVCLICRPKTHFVSHFTRPRYELCRHQKKTHEAYRLKHAPTPQEREQKRLEELRKEEERIEKIKEKRRLKREKKFAKQQRKCDKRHEARVQAHEKAKTKHIARLQKLKLQREKDIQKKIKKKAFLEERRDELLEREGREPRIDRSRRSKSLIYGSGKMLDDDDRFIREDVRLRRSTDELSQRSSEKISFVDLRDKRNDDRSTRIRGPPRERHYD, from the exons atgtatttattatgtATAACTCAATTTGTAATCAATTTCTGTTTAATAATATGTGTCCATTCATTTCCAAAAATATCGTTTAACACCGCTGGAAATGACACAAACGAAGAGTATCCCGAAGATGTTTATGGATCTGTACTTAACGACACTGTATATGGACCAATATTCACGGAT AACACAACAGACGAAGaagatttaataaaaggtcCATATAGACATGAATACCAGATTGGAAAAGTACTCGGAATTACACTACCTACAACAATTTGTTTCctcttattaattatatttgtgtGTTTAATCTGTAGACCAAAAACTCACTTTGTCAGTCATTTCACACGACCCCGATACGAACTTTGTCGGCATCAAAAGAAAACCCACGAAGCTTACCGTTTAAAACATGCCCCGACACCTCAAGAACGCGAACAAAAACGTTTGGAAGAGTTAAGAAAAGAAGAGGAACgtatagaaaaaattaaagaaaaacggcGACTAAAACGTGAAAAGAAATTTGcaaaacaacaaagaaaatgtgATAAGCGACATGAAGCGAGAGTTCAAGCTCATGAAAAGGCTAAAACGAAGCATATTGCAcgattgcaaaaattaaagttgcaAAGGGAGAAagatattcagaaaaaaattaagaaaaaggCTTTCTTGGAAGAGAGAAGGGATGAATTGTTGGAGAGGGAAGGAAGAGAACCGCGTATTGATCGATCGAGGAGAAGTAAAAGTTTGATTTATGGAAGTGGGAAGATGTTGGATGATGATGACAGATTTATAAGGGAGGATGTTAGGCTGAGAAGAAGTACGGATGAGTTGAGTCAAAGAAGTAGCGAGAAGATCTCATTTGTCGATTTACGAGATAAAAGAAATGATGATAGAAGTACAAGAATTAGGGGGCCACCGAGAGAAAGACattatgattaa